In a single window of the Bacillus mycoides genome:
- a CDS encoding TerD family protein, whose protein sequence is MVIQLQKGQKIDLAKTSPGLSRAVIGLGWDIKSYDGGSDFDLDASAFLLDANGKCTKETDFIFYNNLQSPCESVLHTGDNRTGAGDGDDEQLVVDLKKVPADVHKIAITVTIYDGEGRNQNFGQVANAFVRLANEETNEEVLRFDLGEDFSIETAVVFCELYRHNGQWKFSAVGSGFQGGLGALVRAYGLDA, encoded by the coding sequence ATGGTTATTCAATTGCAAAAAGGACAGAAAATAGATTTAGCTAAAACAAGCCCAGGTTTATCAAGAGCAGTAATTGGTCTTGGATGGGATATTAAATCTTATGATGGTGGATCTGATTTCGATTTAGATGCATCTGCCTTTTTATTAGATGCGAACGGGAAATGTACGAAGGAAACTGATTTTATTTTCTATAATAATTTACAGTCTCCTTGTGAATCAGTTTTACATACAGGAGATAACCGTACAGGTGCAGGTGACGGTGATGATGAGCAACTTGTTGTCGATTTGAAAAAGGTTCCAGCAGATGTTCATAAAATTGCTATTACAGTTACAATTTATGATGGAGAAGGCCGTAATCAAAACTTTGGACAGGTTGCAAATGCATTCGTGCGTTTAGCAAATGAAGAAACAAACGAAGAAGTTCTTCGTTTTGATTTAGGGGAAGATTTCTCCATTGAAACAGCAGTTGTCTTTTGTGAATTATATCGTCATAATGGACAGTGGAAGTTTAGTGCAGTAGGAAGTGGATTCCAAGGTGGATTAGGTGCGCTTGTAAGAGCGTATGGCTTGGATGCATAA
- a CDS encoding TerD family protein, with translation MASISLKKGQKVDLTKTNPGLSKVLVGLGWDTNRYDGQSDFDLDVSIFLVGANGKVSGAEDFVFYNNPKGANGAVEHLGDNRTGAGEGDDETIKIDLKNVPAHIERICFTITIYDGEGRSQNFGQVSNSFVRIMDEEKNAELIRYDLGEDFSIETAVVVSELYRHAGEWKFNAIGSGFQGGLGSLCNNFGLDVE, from the coding sequence ATGGCATCAATTTCATTGAAAAAAGGACAAAAGGTAGACTTAACAAAAACAAATCCAGGTCTTTCGAAAGTTCTTGTAGGACTTGGTTGGGATACGAATCGTTATGACGGACAAAGCGATTTCGATTTAGATGTTAGTATCTTCTTAGTAGGTGCTAACGGTAAAGTTTCAGGAGCAGAGGATTTCGTCTTCTATAATAATCCAAAAGGTGCGAATGGTGCTGTAGAGCATTTAGGAGATAACCGTACAGGTGCAGGTGAAGGCGACGATGAAACAATTAAAATAGACTTAAAAAATGTTCCTGCACATATCGAGCGTATTTGCTTCACAATCACAATTTATGATGGAGAAGGCCGTAGCCAAAACTTCGGACAAGTTTCTAACTCTTTCGTACGCATTATGGATGAAGAAAAGAATGCAGAATTAATTCGTTACGATTTAGGAGAAGATTTCTCTATTGAAACTGCAGTAGTAGTAAGTGAATTATACCGTCACGCAGGTGAATGGAAATTCAATGCAATCGGAAGTGGATTCCAAGGTGGATTAGGTTCTCTATGTAATAACTTTGGTTTAGATGTAGAGTAA
- a CDS encoding TerD family protein, translated as MPIILEKGQKIDLTKGQPRVAKLQVGLGWDPIGQSGGFLSSLFGSKPSVDCDASVVMLEGDRFLNKNDLVYFGNKLSTCGSIIHSGDNLTGEGAGDDETIFVELHKVPSRINRLVFVVNIYDCVNRRQDFGMIRNAYIRIQNPQTGEELARYNLSDNYAGKMTLIAGEMYRDGNEWKFSAVGEGTQDKNLSEIVSRYQ; from the coding sequence ATGCCTATTATTTTAGAAAAAGGACAAAAGATTGATTTAACAAAAGGACAACCGAGAGTAGCGAAACTGCAGGTTGGCTTAGGCTGGGATCCAATTGGGCAATCAGGTGGGTTTCTGTCTTCTTTATTTGGAAGTAAACCAAGTGTAGATTGTGATGCATCTGTTGTTATGTTAGAAGGGGATCGTTTTTTAAACAAAAATGATCTAGTTTACTTCGGCAACAAACTTTCTACTTGTGGTAGTATCATTCATTCAGGAGATAATTTAACAGGTGAAGGCGCTGGTGACGACGAAACAATTTTCGTAGAATTACATAAAGTTCCGAGCCGTATTAATCGTTTAGTATTCGTTGTAAATATTTATGACTGTGTAAATCGTCGTCAAGATTTTGGGATGATTCGCAATGCATATATTCGTATTCAAAACCCACAAACAGGTGAAGAATTAGCACGTTATAACTTGTCAGATAATTACGCTGGCAAAATGACTTTAATTGCAGGGGAAATGTATCGAGACGGAAACGAATGGAAGTTTTCAGCAGTTGGAGAAGGAACACAAGATAAAAACTTAAGTGAGATTGTATCACGTTACCAATAA
- a CDS encoding ROK family protein produces the protein MKEYIAFDIGGTQIKYGIVSEIGVVLIHKKVPTEIHLGGEQIVQKLIYLSKKLMTEHTISGIGISTAGIVDIDKGVITGGVDHIPRYANISIVERLQEVLKVPVSIENDVNCAALGEKWKGTGRGESDFIMLTLGTGIGGAIVINGELYRGHSFGAGEWGSMLIEGNTFEEVASISGLIHLVRRYKGEKEWDGKTIFELYDKGDSSVIQAVKIFFKHLAIGISNLAYIFNPKMIIIGGGITERGDDFLNEVKEEIGTYLNQDIYSNCEIKLAQSGNCAGMIGSIYHLLHQYK, from the coding sequence ATGAAAGAGTATATTGCATTTGATATTGGTGGTACGCAAATTAAATATGGAATTGTTTCAGAAATAGGGGTAGTACTAATACATAAAAAGGTCCCAACAGAAATTCACTTGGGCGGGGAACAAATTGTTCAAAAGCTTATATATTTATCAAAAAAGTTAATGACTGAACATACTATTTCCGGAATTGGTATTAGTACAGCGGGAATTGTTGATATTGATAAAGGAGTTATAACGGGAGGTGTGGATCATATTCCGCGTTATGCTAATATTTCTATTGTTGAGAGACTACAAGAAGTATTAAAAGTTCCTGTATCTATTGAAAATGATGTTAATTGTGCGGCCTTAGGCGAGAAATGGAAAGGTACAGGGAGGGGAGAAAGCGATTTTATTATGCTTACGCTTGGAACGGGCATTGGTGGAGCAATTGTTATAAATGGGGAGTTATACCGTGGACATTCGTTTGGCGCTGGGGAATGGGGGAGCATGTTAATAGAAGGGAATACTTTTGAGGAGGTTGCCTCAATTTCGGGATTAATTCATCTCGTACGAAGATATAAAGGTGAAAAGGAGTGGGATGGTAAAACAATTTTCGAATTATATGATAAGGGTGATAGCAGTGTTATTCAAGCCGTGAAGATTTTCTTTAAACATTTGGCGATTGGAATTAGTAACCTTGCTTATATTTTTAATCCGAAAATGATTATTATTGGTGGGGGAATTACTGAAAGAGGAGATGATTTTTTAAATGAAGTGAAGGAAGAGATAGGAACATACTTAAATCAAGATATTTATAGTAATTGTGAGATTAAACTTGCGCAAAGCGGCAATTGTGCAGGAATGATTGGTTCTATTTACCACTTATTACATCAGTATAAATAA
- a CDS encoding cell wall anchor protein, whose amino-acid sequence MTKIFILASTLSLSFFSGLNIGNAATENFNPITNAIVQNNDNLAEGNSKDNNKPPGNNGSQDDSGSDGNGSGGNGSGGNGSGGNGSGGSGSGGNGSDGNGSGGNGSGGSGSGGSGSGGNGSGGSGSGGNGSDGNGSGGNGSGGSGSGGSGSGGNGSDGSGSGGSGSGGNGSDGNGSGGNGSGGNGSDGNGSGGNGSGGNGSDGDGSGGNGSGGNGSGGNGSGGNGSGGNGSGGSGSGGSGSGGSGSGGNGSGGSGSGGNGSGGNGSGGSGSGGNGSGGSGSGGSGSGGSGSGGSGSQGGNRVKGDSSSQGGNGSQGGNRVKGDSSSQGGNGSQGGNRVKGDSGSQSGNAKDNATKQGNKLPNTATHYPASILIGLSTFLIGVLLFIRRKNAK is encoded by the coding sequence ATGACAAAAATCTTCATTTTAGCATCAACACTTTCTTTATCCTTTTTTAGCGGCTTAAATATTGGTAATGCTGCAACTGAAAACTTCAATCCAATAACAAACGCTATTGTACAAAATAACGATAATTTAGCAGAAGGTAATTCAAAAGATAATAATAAACCTCCAGGAAACAATGGTTCTCAGGACGATAGTGGTTCTGACGGCAATGGTTCTGGTGGCAACGGTTCTGGTGGCAACGGTTCTGGTGGCAATGGCTCTGGTGGCAGTGGTTCTGGTGGCAACGGTTCTGACGGCAATGGTTCTGGTGGCAACGGTTCTGGTGGCAGTGGTTCTGGTGGCAGTGGTTCTGGTGGCAATGGCTCTGGTGGCAGTGGTTCTGGTGGCAACGGTTCTGACGGCAATGGTTCTGGTGGCAACGGTTCTGGTGGCAGTGGTTCTGGTGGCAGTGGTTCTGGTGGCAACGGTTCTGACGGCAGTGGCTCTGGTGGCAGTGGTTCTGGTGGTAACGGTTCTGACGGCAATGGCTCTGGTGGTAACGGTTCTGGTGGCAACGGTTCTGACGGCAATGGCTCTGGTGGTAACGGTTCTGGTGGCAACGGTTCTGACGGCGATGGTTCTGGTGGCAACGGTTCTGGTGGCAATGGTTCTGGTGGCAACGGTTCTGGTGGCAACGGTTCTGGTGGCAACGGTTCTGGTGGCAGTGGTTCTGGTGGCAGTGGTTCTGGCGGCAGTGGTTCTGGTGGCAACGGTTCTGGTGGCAGTGGTTCTGGCGGCAACGGTTCTGGTGGCAACGGTTCTGGTGGCAGTGGTTCTGGCGGCAACGGTTCTGGTGGCAGTGGTTCTGGTGGCAGTGGTTCTGGTGGCAGTGGTTCTGGTGGCAGTGGCTCTCAGGGAGGCAACCGTGTTAAAGGCGACAGCAGTTCTCAAGGTGGCAATGGCTCTCAGGGAGGCAACCGTGTTAAAGGCGACAGCAGTTCTCAAGGTGGCAATGGCTCTCAGGGAGGCAACCGTGTTAAAGGCGATAGCGGCTCTCAAAGCGGTAACGCAAAAGATAATGCAACAAAACAAGGCAATAAATTGCCTAATACTGCAACGCATTATCCTGCATCTATTTTAATTGGTCTTTCGACATTCCTAATTGGTGTGTTACTATTTATTCGTCGTAAAAACGCAAAATAA
- the proS gene encoding proline--tRNA ligase, protein MVKEQVQAITKMEEDFAQWYTDIVKKAELVDYSSVKGCMILRPYGYALWENMQKVMDEKLKESGHENVYMPMFIPESLLQKEKDHVEGFAPEVAWVTHGGDEKLAERLCIRPTSETLFCEHFSKIVQSYNDLPKLYNQWCSVVRWEKTTRPFLRTTEFLWQEGHTIHETAEESQIETLNILNLYAAFCEEYLAIPVIKGQKTEKEKFAGAKATYTIESLMHDGKALQTGTSHNFGTNFSEAFDIKFLDRNGKWQYVHQTSWGVSTRMIGGLIMVHSDNNGLVMPPKVAPVQVVIVPIAQHKEGVLEKATELQGRIQKVARVKIDASNKTPGWKFNEYEMKGVPIRLEVGPKDIEKNQVVLVRRDTKEKEFISMDQLEERIPVLLEEIHHSLFSKAKVFRDENTYSVTNFEEMKKAADEKQGFIKAMWCGELACEEKLKEEVGVSSRCIPFEQESLADECICCSKKAKQMVYWGKAY, encoded by the coding sequence ATGGTAAAAGAACAAGTACAAGCCATTACGAAAATGGAAGAAGACTTTGCTCAGTGGTATACCGATATTGTAAAAAAAGCGGAGCTTGTTGATTATTCAAGTGTGAAAGGTTGTATGATTTTACGTCCATACGGTTATGCATTATGGGAAAATATGCAGAAAGTGATGGATGAAAAATTAAAAGAATCTGGTCATGAAAATGTGTACATGCCAATGTTTATTCCAGAGAGTTTATTACAAAAAGAGAAAGATCATGTTGAAGGATTTGCTCCTGAAGTAGCATGGGTTACTCATGGCGGAGATGAGAAATTGGCGGAAAGACTTTGTATACGTCCTACATCTGAAACTCTATTCTGTGAGCATTTTTCAAAAATTGTTCAATCATATAATGATTTACCAAAGTTATATAACCAGTGGTGTTCAGTAGTTCGTTGGGAGAAGACGACGAGACCATTCCTTCGTACAACTGAATTTTTATGGCAAGAAGGTCATACGATTCATGAAACGGCAGAAGAATCTCAAATTGAAACATTAAATATTTTAAATCTATATGCTGCTTTTTGTGAAGAGTATTTAGCGATTCCGGTTATTAAAGGGCAAAAAACAGAAAAAGAAAAGTTTGCAGGAGCGAAGGCAACTTATACGATTGAAAGTTTAATGCATGATGGAAAAGCACTTCAAACAGGAACATCTCATAACTTTGGAACGAATTTCTCTGAAGCATTTGATATTAAGTTTTTAGACCGTAACGGTAAATGGCAATACGTACATCAAACATCTTGGGGTGTATCAACAAGAATGATAGGTGGACTTATTATGGTTCATAGCGATAATAACGGACTTGTAATGCCGCCAAAAGTCGCTCCAGTACAAGTTGTTATCGTTCCTATTGCTCAGCACAAAGAAGGTGTGTTAGAAAAAGCAACAGAGTTGCAAGGACGTATTCAGAAGGTTGCACGTGTAAAAATAGATGCTAGCAATAAAACACCTGGCTGGAAATTTAATGAGTATGAAATGAAGGGTGTTCCAATTAGATTAGAAGTTGGTCCAAAGGATATTGAAAAGAATCAAGTTGTACTTGTAAGGCGAGATACGAAAGAAAAAGAGTTTATATCAATGGATCAATTAGAAGAACGCATTCCAGTACTACTTGAGGAAATTCACCATTCTTTATTTAGCAAAGCAAAAGTATTTCGCGATGAGAATACGTATAGTGTGACGAATTTCGAAGAGATGAAAAAAGCGGCTGATGAAAAGCAAGGATTTATTAAAGCGATGTGGTGTGGAGAACTAGCTTGTGAAGAAAAATTAAAAGAAGAAGTTGGAGTATCTTCACGTTGTATTCCGTTCGAACAAGAAAGTTTAGCTGACGAATGTATTTGCTGTAGTAAAAAAGCGAAGCAGATGGTGTATTGGGGAAAAGCGTATTAA
- a CDS encoding YesK-like family protein: MDWLDGFGIFYIIGGVTVLLVFFMSYLLKKRFPDKQFDIIFALSLVLLCLAFFPVTMIAIGGWEGMGYGFICFFVLIGTLIGMVAHQLVKIVRKSYV, encoded by the coding sequence ATGGATTGGCTAGATGGATTTGGTATCTTTTACATCATTGGTGGAGTCACCGTTCTCCTTGTATTTTTTATGTCATATTTACTAAAGAAACGTTTTCCAGACAAACAGTTTGATATTATATTTGCACTTAGTTTAGTACTTCTTTGTTTAGCTTTCTTTCCTGTAACAATGATCGCTATTGGTGGTTGGGAAGGAATGGGATACGGATTTATTTGTTTCTTCGTTTTAATTGGTACACTAATTGGTATGGTTGCTCATCAACTTGTAAAAATAGTTCGGAAAAGTTACGTATAA
- a CDS encoding ectonucleotide pyrophosphatase/phosphodiesterase → MDKALTNRVIILSFDCLSALDFPILQKLPNFQTLIKRGAIAKKVEPIYPSVTYPSHSTIVTGNYPNKHGVVSNTLLQPGRESPDWHWYRKSINGTTLYDEARKANLTTAALLWPVTGRANIDYNLPEIFPNRPWQNQILVSLFSGSPLYQLDLNRRFGHIRNGLSQPELDNFVLASAVHTIQTKKPNVMFVHFTDLDTQRHYHGFESEETVAAIHRHDERLGKIIHTLKESGIYEESTIIALGDHSALSENKAIQLNVLFCQKGLISVNKRGKIHDWKAYCQSCDGSAYVHVKDKNDTETIKEIQLLLEELLQDKQNGIEFILHDEDAKERGADGNCLFMLEAMEGYYFIENYTGDFIKEINKEDVNSSKKYTFGTHGYSPTKPNYETIFMAAGKGIQSGVTIPYMRLIDEGPTIARLLGLHLGETDGAIVEDLLQL, encoded by the coding sequence ATGGATAAAGCATTAACAAATCGCGTCATTATTTTATCTTTTGACTGCTTATCAGCTTTAGATTTTCCTATATTACAAAAACTACCTAATTTCCAAACTTTAATAAAAAGGGGCGCAATTGCGAAAAAAGTGGAGCCAATTTATCCTTCTGTAACATATCCAAGCCACTCAACAATCGTAACCGGTAATTATCCTAATAAGCATGGCGTTGTCAGCAATACATTACTTCAACCAGGACGTGAGTCACCAGATTGGCATTGGTACCGAAAGTCCATTAACGGGACAACTTTATATGATGAAGCACGCAAAGCAAATTTAACGACAGCAGCCCTTCTATGGCCTGTTACTGGAAGAGCAAATATCGATTACAATTTACCAGAAATTTTTCCAAATAGACCGTGGCAAAATCAAATTTTAGTTTCATTATTTAGCGGTAGCCCGCTATATCAATTAGATTTAAATCGTCGTTTCGGCCATATACGAAATGGATTGTCACAGCCTGAGCTTGATAATTTCGTCCTTGCTTCTGCCGTACATACAATTCAGACGAAAAAGCCTAATGTTATGTTTGTACATTTTACTGATTTAGATACTCAAAGACATTACCATGGCTTCGAGTCTGAGGAAACAGTAGCTGCAATCCACAGACACGACGAACGCCTCGGAAAAATTATCCATACATTAAAAGAAAGTGGTATATACGAAGAAAGTACAATTATTGCACTTGGTGACCATAGCGCTTTAAGTGAAAACAAAGCAATCCAATTAAATGTCCTATTCTGTCAAAAAGGGCTTATATCCGTAAATAAACGTGGAAAAATACACGATTGGAAAGCTTATTGCCAAAGCTGTGATGGATCTGCCTACGTACATGTAAAGGATAAAAATGATACTGAAACGATTAAAGAGATTCAACTTCTTCTTGAAGAGCTTCTTCAGGATAAACAAAATGGAATTGAATTTATTCTGCACGATGAAGATGCAAAAGAACGTGGCGCTGATGGTAATTGCTTATTTATGCTAGAGGCCATGGAAGGTTATTACTTCATTGAAAATTATACAGGTGATTTCATAAAAGAAATTAATAAAGAAGATGTTAATTCTAGTAAGAAATATACATTTGGAACACATGGATATTCCCCAACAAAACCTAACTATGAAACAATTTTTATGGCTGCTGGGAAAGGCATTCAAAGCGGCGTTACAATTCCGTATATGAGACTGATTGATGAAGGTCCGACTATCGCTAGGTTACTCGGTTTGCACTTAGGTGAAACAGACGGCGCAATTGTAGAGGATTTACTTCAATTGTAA
- a CDS encoding MFS transporter, giving the protein MKKMSRQEKSWILYDWANSVYSLVITTALFPIYFKAAAKEAGLSGATSTAYWGYANSVATLLISILAPILGTVADYKGFKKRFFTFFFGLGIVFTSMLAIVPTSQWYLLLGCYMLALVGFAGANIFYDAFLVDVTSGDRMDRISTRGFALGYIGSTIPFIGCIALIILAQKGTIPLSVGIASQISFAITALWWGLFTIPMLKNVEQTHYIERHPRPIAMSFKRLANTFKNIKEYKTVFMFLIAYFFYIDGVDTIITMSTAYGTDLGISATNLLIILFVTQIVACPFALLYGKLSETFTGKKMLYVGIIIYIIICTYAYFLKTTFDFWILAMLVATSQGGIQALSRSYFAKLVPKESANEFFGFYNIFGKFAAIMGPVLVGVTTQLTGKTNAGVLSIIVLFIIGGFLLTRVPENDTSVTPPNPKTKTI; this is encoded by the coding sequence ATGAAAAAAATGTCCAGACAAGAAAAAAGCTGGATATTGTACGATTGGGCGAACTCGGTATATTCGCTCGTCATTACAACTGCATTATTTCCAATTTACTTTAAAGCAGCTGCAAAAGAAGCTGGACTATCTGGCGCAACTTCAACAGCCTATTGGGGATATGCAAACTCGGTCGCTACACTTTTAATTTCTATACTCGCTCCTATTCTCGGCACAGTTGCTGATTATAAGGGATTTAAAAAACGATTTTTCACATTCTTCTTTGGACTCGGTATCGTATTTACAAGTATGCTAGCAATTGTTCCAACATCTCAGTGGTACTTATTACTAGGATGCTATATGCTCGCATTAGTTGGCTTTGCTGGAGCAAATATTTTTTATGATGCATTTCTAGTAGATGTTACCTCTGGAGATAGAATGGACCGAATTTCTACGCGAGGTTTTGCATTAGGTTACATTGGGAGCACAATTCCTTTTATCGGTTGTATTGCTCTTATTATTCTTGCTCAAAAAGGAACTATCCCCTTATCAGTCGGAATTGCTAGTCAAATTTCCTTTGCAATAACAGCTCTTTGGTGGGGACTATTTACGATACCAATGCTAAAAAATGTAGAGCAAACACACTATATTGAACGTCATCCAAGACCAATTGCAATGAGCTTCAAGCGCCTTGCTAATACGTTTAAAAATATTAAAGAATATAAAACTGTATTTATGTTCCTAATAGCTTACTTTTTCTACATTGATGGGGTAGATACAATTATCACTATGTCTACTGCTTACGGAACAGATCTCGGTATTAGTGCAACCAATCTATTAATCATCTTATTTGTAACACAAATTGTCGCTTGTCCATTTGCTTTATTATATGGAAAACTATCGGAAACATTTACCGGTAAAAAAATGCTATATGTCGGCATTATCATTTATATCATTATTTGCACATATGCTTATTTCTTAAAAACGACGTTTGATTTCTGGATTTTAGCAATGTTAGTTGCTACTTCTCAGGGCGGGATTCAAGCACTTAGCCGTTCTTATTTCGCAAAACTAGTACCGAAAGAATCTGCAAATGAATTCTTCGGATTTTATAATATCTTTGGTAAATTCGCAGCAATTATGGGTCCGGTATTAGTAGGTGTCACAACACAATTAACAGGAAAAACAAACGCTGGTGTCCTTAGTATTATTGTCCTATTTATTATCGGTGGATTCTTATTAACTAGAGTACCTGAAAATGATACGTCCGTTACACCACCTAATCCGAAAACTAAAACAATATAA